In Dioscorea cayenensis subsp. rotundata cultivar TDr96_F1 chromosome 13, TDr96_F1_v2_PseudoChromosome.rev07_lg8_w22 25.fasta, whole genome shotgun sequence, the sequence ACGTCTGCATTTGCCAGAGGAAAGAATTTGAAACATATAGAACAGAGGAAGTCttgaagtttattttttaattgaaaatagcATAGGTGCATGAGATTACCCCAGAGGGCACTTTACTCTGCAACCACAAATGTGTGCATCCCGAATCACTGCTTGAAATGACATCGGAGGTTGTTGTCGTATGCTGCCCAAGAGAGAATGATCTATGTCCCCCACCGGTGGTATCGTTTTGATTCTCCATCACGGTTGGCATAGAACTCAGTCGTTGTGTGGTGACTGCCCGCTTATCCCCACCACCAGCTCTTGTTGTGACCTCCGGAATACCAGTTGTGTCCAAGGGCATAGTTGGAGTAGAATTCAGTGGCACAACTGAAGGAGGGCATGTGGATGATATTGGAGCATTGACTGTTAAGGTGAGATCTTCAGATGTTAAATTGGAAGCTTGAAGGGTTAGCACCTGccacaattaacaaaaataattgaagagctgcttttataattcaaataatttatacatTCAAAATTTAACAGAAAAGATGACCAATCAAATAAAAGTTGCATAAAACCTGAACTGGGAGTTGCGGCACTCTTCCAATCGGTCCACaagtttgttcttttgtttctgATGATACAGAAATCACAAGATCCCTTGCAACACGAGGCCGCCAATTTGTTGGTTGTTTGAAGAATAGTTTTGATTctaaagaaaatgaaaggaCAGGTGAAAATTGAATCAAGAccttttttaaagaaattttacGTTGCAGTACAGCATTTACCACTGCAGTTGCTTCGACATGATACCAACACTGCAAATCGATCTTCATTAGAAGATGATCGAATCCCTTCACTAACCCTGGATATCTGATGAGAAGATGTTGCTGCTGCACCAATCTTAGGATGTGGAGGTAGACCACTTGAGCCCCcctttgctttaaaaaaatcccTGGCCATTGTTGTTGCTGGTCTCAGTACTAAGGAATGTTCTTCACCCCTCCTGcatgaaaattaattagtttaagTTCCATGTGAACACAGATATTTAGTATATGACTTTCTAAAGTTTGGTTGAAGCTAGCAAATGCCAAAAGGGAATCCAAACTTCAAACTCAAGGATGAGATATGATAGCAGATTTAAAGATATGATTTAAGGCCTCCCCATAATTATAAGAGCCATGGAATATGGAATCTCATGAAGTTTTCTCATATCCTATTGACAATGTCAGTATAGATAGGACTCTATCTAATCAAATGACGTGACCATCATATCCAAGAGCGATCTAATATCATGCAATAATATCAACAAGTTGGTTACAAATTAGAGAAgcatttagttatttaaattatgtCCAACAACtatgtagaaaaaaaaattcaaaaataatgttCAGATAGTTATGCAGGTCAACGAGATATTTCCTGGCATGCTTCCTGTCTCAAATGGCAGCATTCCTTTCGAGTTAAAGAGATAGCCACTAAAGTCATTGAGAGTAAAGtatttacaaaatcaaaatgtagaagataagaaaatatttagAACCTGAGGGCAAGATTTGGTAAGCTGTGAGCATTCCCTGTTTCAATACTTGCAATGGGCAGAGATAGCGGCGGGCCACCTTTTGATGCCTCCTCAAAGGCGATAGTTATTGAatccaaaaaaattacaagGTCTGGCAAATGAGCAGGAGAAATATTCTGCAATATGAAGCatagaatattattttaataatatagataGCAGTATATAAGCAGTAGACAAACCCAATATGAGAGAGAGAGTGCGAAGCGTAATcgtagtttaaaaaaaaaagcaacattTATCCATACCTTTATTTGAACGCAAAGAAGATCTTCTGTAGCACATTCAGCAGCAAAAGAACTTATTTCTATGGGTTGAACAATTTCAAGCTTCCTCCTCCACTTCCTGCCAGGTAAAAAGATGCCTTCTAACCCACAATGCACAGAAAATCGTTCAGGCTCCAAAGCGACACCTCGAAAAGATAGAAGGCCCTCATTCCCAATATCATGACTTCTCATTGGCTTCTCTGGTGAAAAGCGATCCAACTCTTCAAGATCAAAAGCAGGTTTAGGACTCGGTGGAATAGCCTGGGTAGGTGGCACAGCAGCTTGAGGAAGAGATGGCATTGAGTAGCTTCTGAAGTGACTGAATGAGAAAAGTTGTGAACCCGATGACGAAGACCTCTGGTGAACAGGTCCTATGCCCGGAGTCGAGCCCAAAGGAGGTGATAGTGGTCTGGGAGGAGGGAGAGAACGATCAATGGGGAGCAACCAACTAAGAAGCTCTCGACATGGATCCTCCAGATTTGAAGCAAGTAAATTATCAGGGCCCCTGATTGCCAGATCACTATCCTGATATTTCTCAAATTGAAGCACCTCAAGAACAGGATCTTTTACATCACTAATCCCAACATTTATTTGTAAAACAACCTGCATCCTTACAGCAGACAGAATGGGAGCAAGACAAATCACTACCAGCTCCGGTGAAAAGTCATGGCAACaaaaacaagtataaaataaaattcaaaaccatgacaaaattcacaaaaatcaaGATTGGACAGAAATGCTCACGGCCAACATTTGGggattaaaatttatataggCAAAGAATTATGAATTTCCATGTTGATTATTTgttagaataagaagaatatctACTTCAGATTAAATGAAAGTGAAAAGAGAAAGATCTACATAAATCAATAGCAGAGATCTAAAATGTTTAGGCATTTTCCTTGGTCCCAAACTCAACCATCAATGTAGCTAACAGGCTAACTATAATTGGTCATATTTTAGCCTCTACTTCAGGTTGCATGGCATACCATCTGCGACATGGTCTATTGCAGCACCTGGACCACCTCAAGAACATTAGTCCCCATTTCCTTCTATCACGATAATCAATGTAATACAATCAACCCAATCTTGAACTTTTAAACCCTTCTACTATCAACAGCTAATAATGTTCAAATGCATCCACCAAAAATGCAGACCTTAGAGGCCCGAAACCATGCACAACACTTGATATAGCACTTTTTCCTTGACGATCAAATCAGATGACCAATATCTAAAACAATGGTGCCCTTATTTCCTTCACGATCAACAAAGCTCTCTAGTTTTCACCAACATTAGTTTTCCTATGGGTTAAAGAATCAAGCAAAATACTTGCACTAACTAGATTTCGACTTTGCCAATCCCCATCCAAAACTTCTGTATTAAAGTTATCACCTATCtcctttctcttctccttcacTTAAGCTTCCTTTCAGCACGAAAAGGAAAGAGGTGCTATGGAAGCAAAAGTTTTTAGCATGCCATTACAATGTCTCAATctttagaaaacaaaaatagaatagTTTTGATAATAAATTGTAATAGTATAATATTGCAAAGTATGATTCTATCAACCCAATAAAATGTATATACTACAAAAGAAACAGAGAGAGGACATTTAAACAGAACCTAATATTCTagttgtttttttctctcttcgttCTGTACGTTAGCGCTtttcttgatttattatttagcaTTTATTTCCTATTTTACACCACAACAATCACTTTTAATCAACTGACAAACCTGATGCTCACTTTATTAACCCATTTTACCCACTCGCTTGACCTTTTTTTATCATTTCCCATGCTAGACGCCGAACAGTTTTTTGCATTAACAGTCAGTGCAAACATAAATCTAgtagaaaataacaaatatatatatggttttagAATGTCTTTCATGTTGGGAAAAATAAGACAAGAAGAAAGGGGGCGGATggaaaaacactaaaaaatgaTCATTGGGaacaaaaaaaagattttcACTGGCTATGTTAACAACCTTAACAGACTATCATTTCTATTGAAGACCATCTACCAGCATGCTGCACCAATATTATAACATAGTATGAACTCTAATACGggagattttaaaaaatctaatcacaattgaaaagaaaaaatgcacCTCAGATAATTTCTGCTCAGATTAACCAAAAGAAAATTGAGCTTGTTAGTTCTATGCATACACTACCATCCATCATGGCGTGAAATACcaagaaaaaatgaaacaagGTGATCATGCAAAGCAAAAGCAGCAATACAGATGGGATATAGTTGCATAGCAAATGACGATATAAATTCTTAGAGATATACCACTATATCACCATTGGACAACAAGTAGCA encodes:
- the LOC120274728 gene encoding uncharacterized protein LOC120274728, which produces MNYILRATQIQPVAPELPSVDEVEPQETLQPMSKPVTTLEGLIAEDPYPNHPINDNIEKETEGIGDASAVAADSGLKNHISIGNHSDVTEDEGWITIPCEKLPNDWCDAPSIHELRSLDRSFIFPGEQLHILVCLSESKQDSEIITPFRVAAVMTKNGHSAQSGKRKMKILENKAYSENAKEDANGVHEEATGQVVEENSSSVSTNEDNPRSDISATESFLRMEDHKQRTETLLARFKNSTFFARIAGSDEPLWSKRSKLEISEGRSHSNDEGARKISRDNLHNAVIDQGGFDGVTSGGVARDTVKCYLLSNGDIVVVLQINVGISDVKDPVLEVLQFEKYQDSDLAIRGPDNLLASNLEDPCRELLSWLLPIDRSLPPPRPLSPPLGSTPGIGPVHQRSSSSGSQLFSFSHFRSYSMPSLPQAAVPPTQAIPPSPKPAFDLEELDRFSPEKPMRSHDIGNEGLLSFRGVALEPERFSVHCGLEGIFLPGRKWRRKLEIVQPIEISSFAAECATEDLLCVQIKNISPAHLPDLVIFLDSITIAFEEASKGGPPLSLPIASIETGNAHSLPNLALRRGEEHSLVLRPATTMARDFFKAKGGSSGLPPHPKIGAAATSSHQISRVSEGIRSSSNEDRFAVLVSCRSNCSESKLFFKQPTNWRPRVARDLVISVSSETKEQTCGPIGRVPQLPVQVLTLQASNLTSEDLTLTVNAPISSTCPPSVVPLNSTPTMPLDTTGIPEVTTRAGGGDKRAVTTQRLSSMPTVMENQNDTTGGGHRSFSLGQHTTTTSDVISSSDSGCTHLWLQSKVPSGVISCTCVPAHSSATVKLELLPLTDGIITLDTLQVAIKEKGLTYVPEQPLKVYSTSSIATGFV